The following coding sequences are from one Pseudomonas mendocina window:
- a CDS encoding DUF523 and DUF1722 domain-containing protein: protein MQSNKAKLGISACLMGAEVRYNGGHKLSRLCSRSLNEHFDFIPVCPEVGIGMPVPREPIRLVGDPQSPRAVGTVDRSRDVTDALAAYAQRMADDLQGISGFIFMQQSPSCGLERVKVYQEGGRPSEPGRGIFAATFCALHPDLPVEEDGRLNDPVLRENFITRVYAHAEWLRLLQQGLSRRALIAYHSRYKYLLMATDPARYKSLGQLLGNLARHDLAELAPHYFSELMAALKKCATRGTHSNVLQHLSGYLKRTLSSDEKQEMQQLIGQYRAGIVPLVVPLTLLKHHFRRHPDRYIASQAYLQPHPEPLSLRNAL from the coding sequence ATGCAGTCGAACAAAGCCAAACTCGGAATCAGCGCCTGCCTGATGGGTGCCGAAGTGCGCTACAACGGTGGCCACAAGCTGTCGCGCCTGTGCAGCCGCAGCCTCAACGAGCACTTCGATTTCATCCCAGTGTGCCCAGAGGTCGGCATTGGCATGCCCGTTCCGCGCGAACCCATTCGCCTGGTCGGCGACCCACAGTCGCCGCGCGCTGTCGGTACCGTCGACCGCTCACGTGACGTGACCGATGCACTGGCTGCCTATGCACAACGCATGGCCGATGACCTGCAGGGCATCAGTGGCTTCATCTTCATGCAACAGTCGCCGTCCTGCGGCCTGGAACGAGTCAAGGTCTATCAGGAAGGTGGTCGCCCCAGCGAACCGGGCCGCGGCATCTTCGCCGCCACCTTCTGCGCCCTTCATCCGGATCTGCCGGTGGAGGAAGACGGCCGTCTCAATGACCCGGTACTGCGCGAGAACTTCATCACCCGCGTCTATGCCCACGCCGAGTGGCTACGCCTGTTGCAGCAAGGCCTCAGCCGCCGCGCACTGATCGCCTACCACTCGCGCTACAAGTACCTGCTGATGGCCACCGACCCGGCACGCTACAAATCGCTCGGGCAACTGCTCGGCAACCTGGCTCGGCATGACCTGGCCGAACTGGCGCCGCACTACTTCAGCGAACTCATGGCAGCCCTGAAAAAGTGCGCCACCCGAGGCACGCACAGCAATGTGCTGCAGCACCTCAGTGGCTACCTCAAACGCACCTTGAGCAGCGATGAAAAACAGGAAATGCAGCAACTGATCGGCCAGTACCGCGCCGGCATCGTGCCGCTGGTGGTGCCGCTGACGCTGCTCAAGCATCACTTCCGCCGACATCCGGATCGCTACATCGCCAGCCAGGCTTACCTGCAGCCGCACCCGGAACCCCTCAGCCTGCGCAACGCACTCTAA
- a CDS encoding TIGR02450 family Trp-rich protein, producing MNASRRLNPRKLLLSKWTAAQPQNRERHFLVTELIRDEDDNILAVELQAVLTKRSQALDWHQLLDTQRWLQGWH from the coding sequence ATGAACGCATCACGCCGCCTCAACCCGCGCAAGTTGCTGCTGTCGAAATGGACGGCGGCACAACCACAGAACCGTGAGCGCCACTTCCTGGTTACCGAACTGATTCGCGACGAGGACGACAACATCCTCGCCGTCGAGCTGCAGGCAGTACTGACCAAACGCAGTCAGGCGCTCGACTGGCATCAGTTACTGGATACCCAGCGCTGGCTGCAAGGCTGGCACTGA
- a CDS encoding NAD(P)/FAD-dependent oxidoreductase has product MNAPIAIIGTGLAGLSAAQALHAAGLEIELFDKSRGSGGRMASKRSDAGSLDLGTQYFTARDRRFVEVVQQWQARGWVAQWAPDLYNAQDGQLSASPDEQLRWVGAPRMSAITRALLGALPVHFSCRIAEVFRGDRHWNLLDTEGNSHGPFSHVIIATPAPQASALLAAAPKLAGAAASVVMEPTWAVALGFDAALETRVEGCFVQDSSLDWIARNRSKPGRDTHLDTWVLHATSAWSRQHLDLPKEAVIEQLHGAFAELIGCAVPPPSFTLAHRWLYARPAQAHQWGALADADLGLYACGDWCLSGRVEGAWLSGQDAARRLLEHLA; this is encoded by the coding sequence ATGAACGCACCCATCGCCATCATCGGTACCGGCCTGGCGGGACTTTCCGCCGCACAGGCCCTGCACGCCGCAGGACTGGAGATCGAGCTGTTCGACAAAAGCCGTGGCAGTGGCGGGCGCATGGCCAGCAAACGCAGTGACGCGGGTAGCCTGGATCTGGGTACCCAATACTTCACCGCCCGTGATCGCCGCTTCGTCGAAGTGGTGCAGCAGTGGCAAGCACGCGGCTGGGTCGCTCAGTGGGCACCGGATCTGTACAACGCTCAGGACGGCCAGCTCAGCGCGTCGCCGGATGAACAACTACGCTGGGTCGGCGCACCGCGCATGAGCGCCATCACCCGCGCCCTGCTCGGCGCCCTGCCGGTACACTTCAGTTGCCGCATCGCCGAAGTGTTTCGCGGCGACCGCCACTGGAACCTGCTGGACACGGAAGGCAACAGCCATGGCCCCTTCAGCCACGTGATCATCGCTACACCCGCCCCTCAGGCCAGCGCCCTGCTGGCAGCCGCGCCCAAACTGGCGGGCGCTGCCGCCAGCGTGGTCATGGAGCCGACCTGGGCCGTCGCCCTGGGCTTCGACGCGGCGTTGGAAACCCGCGTGGAAGGCTGCTTCGTGCAGGACAGCTCACTCGACTGGATCGCCCGTAACCGCAGCAAGCCGGGCCGTGACACTCACCTCGACACCTGGGTGCTGCACGCCACCAGCGCCTGGAGTCGACAACACCTGGATCTGCCCAAGGAAGCGGTGATCGAGCAACTGCATGGCGCCTTCGCCGAGCTGATCGGCTGCGCAGTGCCACCACCGAGTTTCACCCTTGCCCACCGCTGGCTCTATGCCCGTCCGGCACAGGCACACCAGTGGGGTGCCCTGGCCGATGCCGACCTGGGGCTGTACGCCTGTGGCGACTGGTGCCTCTCCGGGCGAGTCGAGGGGGCCTGGCTCAGCGGCCAGGACGCCGCCCGCCGCCTGCTCGAACACCTGGCATGA
- a CDS encoding TIGR01777 family oxidoreductase, with amino-acid sequence MHILLTGGTGMIGRALCAYWAEQGHRLTVWSREPAKVAELCGPSVRGIGRLEELTDEPLDAVVNLAGAPIADRPWSKKRKALLWASRIGLTEQLLAWLHSREQRPAVLLSGSAVGWYGDGGEQELNENTPRVSDDFAAQLCGAWEETALRAEALGIRVVLVRTGLVLNPDGGMLKRLLLPFKLGLGGRLGDGRQWMPWIHFADQIALMDFLLQHSEARGPYNACAPLPARNAEFTKAMGQALSRPTLLPVPAFALRAGLGEMSGLLLGGQRAVPMRLLEAGFSFRFTHLDVALVDLLGHH; translated from the coding sequence ATGCATATCCTGCTGACCGGCGGTACCGGCATGATCGGCCGTGCGCTCTGTGCGTACTGGGCTGAACAGGGCCACCGCCTGACTGTCTGGAGTCGCGAGCCGGCCAAGGTCGCCGAGTTGTGCGGGCCGAGCGTTCGTGGGATTGGCCGGTTGGAAGAACTGACCGATGAACCGCTGGATGCCGTGGTCAACCTGGCTGGGGCGCCGATTGCCGATCGGCCCTGGAGCAAGAAACGCAAGGCCCTGCTGTGGGCCAGCCGCATCGGTCTGACCGAGCAACTGCTGGCCTGGCTGCACAGTCGCGAGCAGCGGCCGGCGGTGCTGTTGTCCGGTTCGGCGGTGGGCTGGTACGGCGACGGCGGCGAACAGGAACTGAACGAAAATACTCCGCGGGTCAGCGATGACTTCGCCGCGCAGTTGTGCGGCGCCTGGGAGGAAACTGCGTTACGTGCCGAGGCGCTGGGCATTCGTGTGGTGCTGGTGCGCACCGGCCTGGTGCTGAACCCGGACGGCGGCATGCTCAAGCGCCTGCTGTTGCCCTTCAAGCTGGGCCTCGGTGGCCGTCTCGGCGATGGGCGGCAGTGGATGCCATGGATTCATTTCGCCGATCAAATCGCCCTGATGGATTTTCTCTTGCAGCACAGCGAGGCCCGCGGTCCTTATAATGCCTGCGCGCCATTACCGGCACGTAACGCCGAGTTCACCAAGGCCATGGGGCAGGCGCTGAGCCGTCCGACGTTACTCCCGGTGCCGGCTTTCGCCTTGCGGGCTGGCCTGGGCGAGATGTCCGGTTTGTTGCTCGGTGGCCAGCGTGCCGTACCGATGCGTTTGCTCGAGGCCGGCTTCAGTTTCCGTTTTACCCATCTGGATGTGGCCCTGGTGGATTTGCTGGGCCATCACTGA
- the hemH gene encoding ferrochelatase, with protein sequence MTDHALLLVNLGSPASTEVADVRRYLNQFLMDPYVIDLPWPLRRLLVSLILIKRPAASAHAYASIWWDEGSPLVVLSRRLQEAMKAQWSQGPVELAMRYGEPSIESTLLRLAKQGIREVTLAPLYPQFADSTTTTVIEEVKRVIREHGLSLRLSTLPPFYDQPEYLDALVASAKPYLEQDFDHLLLSFHGLPERHLHKLDPSGHCLKGEDCCRTASPQVLANCYRAQCLRSAELFAQRMGLRPEQWSVSFQSRLGRAKWIEPYTETRLDELAAQGVKKLLVMCPAFVADCIETLEEIGDRGREQFVEAGGESLQLVPCLNDHPDWAAALKVLCERAPVSL encoded by the coding sequence ATGACCGATCACGCATTGTTGCTGGTTAACCTGGGTTCGCCTGCGTCTACCGAAGTAGCCGATGTCCGCCGTTACCTCAATCAGTTCCTGATGGATCCTTACGTGATCGATCTGCCCTGGCCGCTGCGTCGACTGCTGGTGTCGCTGATCCTGATCAAGCGTCCTGCCGCGTCGGCGCATGCCTATGCCTCTATCTGGTGGGACGAGGGTTCGCCGCTGGTCGTGCTCAGCCGCCGTCTGCAGGAGGCGATGAAGGCGCAGTGGAGCCAAGGCCCAGTGGAGTTGGCCATGCGCTATGGCGAGCCGTCCATCGAGTCGACCCTGCTGCGTCTGGCCAAGCAGGGCATCCGTGAGGTCACCCTGGCACCCTTGTATCCGCAGTTCGCCGACAGCACCACCACCACGGTGATCGAGGAGGTCAAGCGGGTGATCCGCGAGCATGGCCTGTCGCTGCGACTGTCCACCTTGCCGCCGTTCTATGACCAACCCGAGTACCTCGATGCGCTGGTCGCCAGTGCCAAACCTTATCTGGAGCAGGATTTCGACCACCTGCTGCTGAGCTTCCACGGCCTGCCGGAGCGGCATCTGCACAAGCTCGATCCCAGCGGCCATTGCCTCAAGGGGGAGGACTGCTGCCGCACGGCTTCACCGCAGGTTCTCGCCAACTGTTACCGCGCGCAATGCCTGCGTAGCGCCGAGCTGTTCGCCCAGCGCATGGGGCTGCGTCCGGAGCAGTGGTCGGTGAGCTTCCAGTCGCGCCTGGGGCGTGCCAAATGGATCGAGCCCTATACCGAGACCCGTCTGGATGAGCTGGCCGCGCAAGGCGTGAAGAAGCTGCTGGTGATGTGCCCGGCGTTCGTCGCCGACTGCATCGAGACCCTCGAGGAGATCGGCGACCGTGGCCGTGAACAGTTCGTCGAGGCGGGTGGTGAGAGCCTGCAACTGGTGCCCTGCCTGAATGATCATCCCGATTGGGCAGCGGCATTGAAGGTGCTCTGTGAGCGAGCACCAGTGTCCCTTTAG
- a CDS encoding MFS transporter, with the protein MHNNNNGYPSSTRAWVTVAILMVAYVLSFVDRQILNLLVEPIRRDLAINDTQMSLLMGLSFALFYTVCGIPLGRVADTRSRRGLIAIGVLFWSAATAACGMAKMYWQFLLCRIGVGVGEAALSPAAYSLIADSFPAERRATAISVYSMGVYLGSGLAFLVGGLVIQFASAQGDVTLPVLGEVRPWQLIFLILGVAGVLFTLLMLAVKEPARRGAGAGVAVPLSEVGRYIRANRRTVLLHNFGFAGLAFAGYGSAAWVPTFYIRTYGWDAGQVGIVYGSIVAVFGCLGIVFGGRLADWMAKRGRSDANMRVGLYAALGALPMVVLFPLMDTAFWASVLMAPTVFCLSMPFGVAPAAIQEIMPNSMRGQASAIYLFVITLIGLGVGPTAVALVTDFVFADDAALRYSLLIVTTLAVLMSIILLAKSLKPYRESVTRLEQWAANPA; encoded by the coding sequence GTGCATAACAACAATAACGGCTATCCCTCCAGTACCCGAGCCTGGGTCACTGTCGCCATCCTGATGGTGGCTTACGTCCTGTCTTTCGTCGATCGGCAGATTCTCAATCTGTTGGTCGAGCCCATTCGCCGCGACCTGGCGATCAATGACACGCAGATGAGCTTGTTGATGGGGCTGTCCTTCGCCCTGTTCTATACCGTTTGTGGCATTCCCCTCGGGCGTGTGGCCGATACCCGCAGCCGCCGTGGGCTGATCGCTATCGGTGTGCTGTTCTGGAGCGCTGCCACCGCCGCGTGTGGCATGGCCAAGATGTACTGGCAGTTCCTGCTCTGCCGCATCGGTGTCGGTGTGGGCGAGGCGGCGCTGTCGCCGGCAGCTTACTCGCTGATTGCCGACAGCTTCCCCGCCGAGCGCCGGGCCACGGCCATCAGCGTCTATTCCATGGGCGTCTACCTGGGGTCGGGGCTGGCCTTCCTGGTCGGTGGCCTGGTCATCCAGTTCGCCTCGGCACAGGGCGACGTGACGCTGCCAGTGCTGGGCGAAGTGCGCCCGTGGCAGTTGATCTTCCTCATTCTTGGGGTTGCCGGTGTGCTGTTCACCCTGCTGATGCTGGCGGTCAAGGAACCTGCCCGGCGTGGTGCGGGGGCGGGTGTGGCGGTGCCGCTCAGTGAGGTGGGGCGTTACATTCGTGCCAACCGCCGCACCGTGCTGCTGCACAACTTCGGCTTCGCCGGCCTGGCCTTCGCCGGCTATGGCAGTGCGGCCTGGGTGCCGACCTTCTATATCCGCACCTATGGTTGGGACGCCGGCCAGGTCGGCATCGTCTACGGCAGCATCGTGGCGGTGTTCGGCTGCCTGGGCATCGTCTTCGGTGGCCGCCTGGCGGACTGGATGGCCAAGCGCGGGCGCAGCGATGCCAACATGCGTGTCGGCCTCTATGCCGCGCTGGGTGCCCTGCCGATGGTGGTGTTGTTCCCGCTGATGGACACCGCGTTCTGGGCCAGTGTGCTTATGGCGCCCACGGTGTTCTGCCTGAGCATGCCGTTCGGTGTGGCGCCCGCGGCGATCCAGGAAATCATGCCCAATTCGATGCGCGGTCAGGCCTCGGCCATCTACCTGTTCGTCATCACCCTGATCGGCCTTGGGGTAGGTCCGACGGCGGTGGCGCTGGTGACCGACTTCGTCTTCGCCGATGACGCTGCGCTGCGCTATTCGCTGCTGATCGTCACCACTCTGGCGGTGCTGATGTCGATCATCCTGCTGGCCAAGAGCCTCAAGCCCTATCGTGAGAGCGTGACGCGGCTGGAGCAATGGGCCGCCAATCCGGCCTGA
- a CDS encoding ABC transporter substrate-binding protein, which yields MRYLLLALLVTSTSLAAEPWRVVGDEQFAPYSFVTTEDDTPRGLDVELVDAVLREAKVNYDIRLYPWERVKRMLDRGEVQMAFQFAGTPLRQQQYELVGPLRSGSTVFMTTAKTALSDWKSLDDLSPYVIGQVRGYAYEENFDRADLARDTTAQNPRQLVSMLLAGRIDIIVGDRVQLQYFVREQRAQEQVRILPRPLIQMPRFVAFAKGDSERARQFSEALVRLRKSGTLGKIEQRWTH from the coding sequence ATGCGCTATCTGCTGCTTGCTCTGCTGGTAACGAGCACCTCCCTGGCAGCAGAACCCTGGCGGGTGGTGGGCGACGAACAGTTCGCCCCCTACAGCTTCGTCACTACCGAAGACGACACGCCGCGCGGACTCGACGTCGAACTGGTGGATGCTGTGCTGCGCGAAGCCAAGGTCAACTACGACATTCGCCTGTATCCCTGGGAGCGGGTCAAACGCATGCTCGACCGCGGTGAGGTGCAGATGGCCTTTCAGTTCGCCGGCACCCCACTGCGCCAGCAGCAATACGAACTGGTCGGCCCGCTGCGCAGCGGTTCGACCGTGTTCATGACCACCGCCAAGACCGCTCTCAGCGACTGGAAAAGCCTGGATGATCTGTCTCCGTACGTGATCGGCCAGGTACGCGGCTATGCCTACGAGGAAAATTTCGACCGTGCCGATCTGGCACGCGACACCACGGCGCAGAATCCTCGGCAACTGGTCTCGATGCTGCTGGCCGGACGCATCGACATCATCGTCGGCGACCGCGTGCAGTTGCAGTATTTCGTGCGCGAACAACGTGCCCAGGAACAGGTGCGCATCCTGCCCCGCCCACTGATCCAGATGCCGCGCTTCGTCGCCTTCGCCAAGGGCGATAGCGAACGTGCCCGGCAATTCTCCGAAGCGCTGGTGCGCCTGCGCAAGAGCGGTACGCTGGGCAAGATCGAACAACGCTGGACACACTGA
- a CDS encoding zinc ribbon domain-containing protein YjdM produces MTALPPCPKCNSEYTYEDGTQLVCPECAHEWKAGESAESGDDARVIKDSVGNLLQDGDTITVIKDLKVKGSSLVVKVGTKVKNIRLVDGDHDIDCKIDGIGAMKLKSEFVRKV; encoded by the coding sequence TTGACCGCTCTGCCGCCCTGCCCCAAATGCAACTCCGAATACACCTACGAAGATGGCACGCAACTGGTCTGCCCCGAATGCGCCCACGAATGGAAAGCCGGCGAGAGCGCCGAGAGCGGCGATGACGCACGCGTAATCAAGGACTCGGTCGGCAACCTGCTACAGGATGGCGACACCATCACCGTGATCAAGGATCTCAAGGTCAAAGGCTCGTCGCTGGTGGTCAAGGTCGGCACCAAGGTGAAGAACATCCGCCTGGTAGACGGCGATCACGACATCGACTGCAAGATCGACGGCATCGGCGCAATGAAGCTCAAGTCGGAGTTCGTCCGCAAGGTTTGA
- a CDS encoding gamma-glutamyl-gamma-aminobutyrate hydrolase family protein translates to MSDNKIRNTPRKPVVLMSMGAQERKGHDYQVMTHKYIQPLVEFSGCVPLLVPTCCGIDDLEQYLDMADGVYLTGAGSNIDPALYGQENETPDKGQDRDRDLFDLPLIRAAIARGLPIFGICRGMQEINVALGGDIYQKVYVEPGFNDHRENPDDPVEVQYAPSHSVRPVTGSWFAELMGKQEIRVNSLHGQAIRQLGKGLEVLATAEDGLIEAIHAPSLSPFLFAVQWHPEWQAAKNPDSVKIFQAFGDACHRRVASRNPRQAA, encoded by the coding sequence ATGTCCGACAACAAGATCCGCAACACCCCTCGCAAGCCCGTCGTGTTGATGTCCATGGGCGCTCAAGAGCGCAAGGGCCACGACTATCAAGTAATGACCCACAAATACATTCAGCCTCTGGTCGAGTTCTCCGGTTGCGTGCCACTGCTGGTACCGACCTGCTGCGGTATCGATGACCTCGAGCAGTATCTGGATATGGCCGACGGTGTGTACCTGACCGGCGCTGGCAGCAACATCGACCCGGCGCTCTATGGCCAGGAGAACGAGACGCCAGACAAGGGTCAGGATCGTGACCGCGACCTGTTCGATTTGCCCCTGATCCGTGCGGCCATCGCCCGCGGTCTGCCGATCTTCGGCATCTGTCGCGGTATGCAGGAAATCAACGTGGCGCTGGGCGGTGATATCTACCAGAAGGTCTACGTCGAGCCGGGTTTCAACGACCATCGTGAAAACCCGGATGATCCGGTCGAGGTGCAGTACGCACCCAGCCATAGCGTGCGTCCGGTGACCGGCAGCTGGTTCGCCGAGCTGATGGGCAAGCAGGAGATTCGCGTCAACTCCTTGCACGGCCAGGCCATTCGCCAGCTGGGCAAGGGGCTGGAAGTGCTGGCTACCGCCGAGGATGGTCTGATCGAAGCAATCCATGCGCCGAGCTTGTCGCCCTTCCTGTTCGCCGTGCAATGGCATCCGGAATGGCAGGCGGCGAAGAACCCGGATTCGGTGAAGATCTTCCAGGCCTTCGGTGACGCCTGTCATCGCCGAGTCGCTTCGCGTAATCCTCGTCAGGCTGCCTGA
- a CDS encoding LEA type 2 family protein, protein MPRLLRLCFISLIAASLGACASLGNRDPLRVDLVGLEPLPGQGLEVRFAVKLRVQNPNDSAVSFNGMALDLDVNGQPLASGVSDQSGSVPRFGETVLSIPVSISAFSVMRQAWGVAGYQPGQEVPYMLRGKLADGLFGTRRFSDSGILNWPQPPSPY, encoded by the coding sequence ATGCCTCGTCTGCTTCGTCTTTGCTTCATCAGCCTGATCGCGGCAAGCCTGGGCGCCTGCGCCAGCCTGGGCAATCGTGATCCGCTACGGGTCGACCTGGTCGGCCTGGAGCCCTTGCCCGGTCAAGGCCTGGAAGTACGCTTCGCGGTCAAACTGCGGGTACAGAACCCCAACGACAGCGCGGTGAGCTTCAACGGCATGGCACTGGATCTGGATGTGAACGGGCAGCCTCTGGCCAGTGGCGTGAGTGACCAGAGCGGCAGCGTACCGCGCTTTGGCGAGACGGTACTCAGCATACCGGTGAGCATTTCCGCGTTTTCGGTGATGCGCCAGGCCTGGGGCGTCGCCGGTTATCAACCCGGCCAGGAAGTGCCCTACATGCTGCGCGGCAAGCTCGCCGATGGCCTGTTCGGCACCCGCCGCTTCAGTGACAGCGGCATCTTGAACTGGCCACAGCCGCCAAGCCCCTACTGA
- a CDS encoding EamA family transporter translates to MPPRILLFTCLAMLAFAGNSLLCRLALRETEIDAASFTAIRLLCGALTLWLLLRLKQSRQPIAGNWFGALALFTYAAAFSFAYLQLDTGTGALLLFGAVQLSMLLWGLLRGERLGLLASLGTALASFGLLALLLPGASAPPLSAALLMLLAGVAWGTYSLLGRGLGDPLAVTAGNFLRASPLAVLLALVLLPQLTWDAPGLCYALLSGAITSGVGYAIWYSALPGLRASQAATVQLSVPILAMLGGSLLLSEALSLRLTLSAVAVLGGIALVLGAKQRAGS, encoded by the coding sequence ATGCCACCGCGTATCCTGCTGTTTACCTGCCTTGCCATGCTGGCCTTCGCCGGCAACTCGTTGCTGTGCCGCCTGGCGCTGCGTGAAACCGAAATCGATGCAGCCAGCTTCACGGCGATCCGCCTGCTCTGCGGCGCGCTGACGCTCTGGCTGTTGCTCAGGCTGAAACAGTCCAGGCAGCCCATCGCCGGCAACTGGTTCGGCGCATTGGCGCTGTTCACCTATGCGGCAGCCTTCTCCTTCGCCTATCTACAACTGGATACCGGTACCGGCGCCCTGCTGCTGTTCGGCGCCGTACAGTTGAGCATGCTGCTCTGGGGCCTGCTGCGTGGCGAGCGCCTGGGCCTGCTTGCCAGTCTCGGTACGGCCCTGGCCAGCTTCGGCCTGCTCGCACTGCTGCTACCCGGCGCCAGCGCACCACCTTTATCGGCAGCATTGCTGATGCTGCTGGCCGGCGTCGCCTGGGGTACGTATTCGCTGCTCGGTCGCGGCCTGGGCGACCCGCTGGCAGTGACTGCCGGTAACTTTCTGCGCGCGTCACCACTAGCGGTGCTGCTGGCGTTGGTGCTGCTGCCGCAACTGACCTGGGATGCGCCCGGCTTGTGCTATGCGCTGCTGTCAGGCGCCATTACCTCGGGGGTGGGTTATGCCATCTGGTACAGCGCCCTGCCCGGCCTGCGCGCCAGCCAGGCCGCCACGGTGCAACTGAGCGTGCCAATTCTCGCCATGTTGGGGGGCAGCCTGCTGCTGAGCGAGGCGCTGTCCCTGCGCCTGACATTGAGCGCGGTCGCCGTGCTCGGCGGTATCGCGCTGGTGCTGGGCGCGAAACAACGCGCCGGGAGCTAA